From the genome of Miscanthus floridulus cultivar M001 chromosome 10, ASM1932011v1, whole genome shotgun sequence, one region includes:
- the LOC136486273 gene encoding DDT domain-containing protein PTM-like: protein MEDAAAGTGPRDDPDRAAPQGLAAASPAEAAAAGGVKTETAGGAEAPAAARAAGEAEPGGGGAAGRGGDAEGSASEPTAEANEGGGGAAAATAGEELPAAREADGDGGAGEGRAAVHVASEVAQGGIAGGSRDVDPAVLEAKMEVVDLGGDASKQKQRSLSACMASEVDVGSDPGAEQDLGPVASEVEMEVGDSHFREQECAGAAGVSEVKMEVDGSRVQEQECAGTTVAGEAKMEEADGRVVEVDDSRIREQERARAAGASEVKMEVDDSRVPEQECARTAVAGEVKMVETDGRVVNQGTAATSAGGLPVRAKEAGECLVGRYIGRHVLGHACVLIGKVASYDSTAGVYSVVFEDGHAEDLAFPQLREFLMPDENGALGMKVSCRKRKLDLLVLSGSASEVKEPASTRQRVDGCEMPANCDALQYSGSGSDMSEDIESSSNSSDFTKEEPSEPRPPVQAVELPPSSGDIPVPEDSISYLFLVYNFLRSFSVQLFLSPFGLDDFVAAINCAVQNNLLDAVYVSLLRALKRHLESKSAEGSQMASNCLKYLDWTLLDALTWPTFLLEYLYVMRCIKNLGGQSFARNLLAAEYYKLPVATKLRVLQILCDHVLESEEFKTVLDDRVGYNEEMEYEIDSSTFWEAGSRAVSTRASKASAYKMMNDLQNFESAPNVTNPDVAVADVSQDGNSDDCRICGMDGTLVCCDGCPWAYHSRCIGQNKAFLPHGDWFCPECVVNKLGPTSSRIERGARGAQMFGVDMCGRLFLGTCNYLLVIETSSDVESYARYYNHYDVVKVLQRLAPSDAYVDICRQIMEYWKHLLGTVQSERSTILEKVGTRHTPQSSMLSFTPTKSEDESGWTTSKDGGDSKTVALPQTNTQQKFVGNQYTVCSAEHLDKQKCMSSLGVVTEKNVEVCKEALSAQNNIHNAPRNGNSGPFVPSSISHQNRSVGMVMSNIAQAQPAHSIYRPDLSTVSAKAESFRPSLQDKHQLQLFTERSGNMSCGKAAKSSSFKPQAYMNLYNHGNIAASAAANLAVITSDEGKVSASQLTLKPKRKVAADNVLQLKAFSSAVAQFVWPSTEKKLIEVPRDRCGWCLACRSSASGNKKACFLNMTTTNAAKSSARVLSTMRVIKNSDSHFSSIAAYLANMEESLRALLVGSLQDVQQRERWRQQLEEASNCRTIIPLLLELESNIRGVAFSASWLKPIDDWPVESPGPSPVASRPAQYQKRGAGGRRGRKRLLASESGTATDDDNSWTWWTGGNITKRTLQRGALLHSTIRKAARQGGKKRIAGLSYHEGSNFPRRSRQFFWRACVGLSQTSSQLALQVRYLDAHIRWKEFIPPDQIPSDGKSSDADFSALRNAVLCDKKIIDNKIRYALKFPNQKHLPVRLTKNILEAESDQDESGKLWFSENHVPLYMVREFEQHAEASSLPTPRIPNSNCFTNLYPRRVKASDGDVFSYLFHKGEVYPCTSCKKDVLYRDIVKCSSCQGNCHKECTSRSVVSKGGSATSSLICKLCLQKQSLMLTSYKTNTNASYIQHQQKSNGQQPVAAPRIVFKVTSSHSAEPAPKVEAEPVTKVKAQPVGKVEATTQPVVNVKAEPLMKVEAQPLAKVATQNITSVQKKKAKKSKSEKPTKAKKVQPITYFGLIWKKNKNDKDDGSEFRANNVILKSKDGIGSSIKPKCCLCDKAYSPDFLYVRCEKCTNWFHGDSLQLDEDRLGELLGYRCCRCRRRAIPPCPHSDNYVKPEPEISEQTVATSLLSTMLSSEETFALADQDPLLASYGIVEPIGEETRDVDISANTASIAPGSNQKLSIRRAQTKISEYLDQAGKPVNEYYIQNTPSGNGNINFSHMNEISFSEADSVDASELLGWDFSKGTAYAAPPDFTSNHQQNDTSCGSFVMDEYEPQTYFSFTELLEADDTHLDNAFGMATGLQDDVNGTGSFAQQGVGFDDMSFMVEDGASNMNFPTNGPTPEEVACLNCMNTQPPPDLRCSVCGLRIHQHCSPWDQGLEPVVSGNWSCGGCRGWQ from the exons ATGGAAGACGCCGCCGCGGGCACCGGGCCACGGGACGATCCCGATCGGGCGGCGCCGCAGGGCCTCGCCGCCGCCTCCCCCGCGGAGGCGGCGGCCGCTGGTGGCGTGAAGACGGAGACCGCCGGTGGGGCGGAAGCGCCTGCTGCGGCACGCGCAGCCGGTGAGGCCGAGCCGGGTGGAGGCGGCGCCGCGGGGCGTGGGGGTGACGCGGAGGGCTCGGCGAGCGAGCCCACGGCGGAGGCTaacgaaggcggcggcggcgccgctgcTGCTACTGCGGGCGAAGAGCTCCCCGCGGCGCGTGAGGCGGACggggacggcggcgcgggcgaagGGCGGGCTGCTGTGCACGTGGCGAGTGAGGTGGCTCAGGGCGGCATTGCGGGGGGATCGCGAGATGTGGATCCCGCGGTGCTCGAGGCGAAGATGGAGGTGGTGGACTTGGGTGGCGACGCGAGCAAGCAGAAGCAGCGCTCCCTGTCGGCTTGTATGGCCAGCGAGGTGGATGTGGGGAGCGATCCGGGGGCAGAGCAGGATTTGGGTCCTGTGGCGTCTgaagtggagatggaggtgggTGACAGCCATTTTCGGGAACAAGAGTGCGCTGGAGCGGCTGGGGTGTCTGAGGTGAAGATGGAGGTGGATGGTAGCCGTGTTCAGGAACAAGAGTGCGCGGGAACGACAGTGGCGGGAGAGGCTAAGATGGAGGAAGCTGATGGAAGAGTAGTGGAGGTGGATGATAGCCGTATTCGGGAGCAAGAGCGCGCGAGAGCGGCTGGGGCGTCTGAAGTGAAGATGGAGGTGGATGACAGCCGTGTTCCGGAACAAGAATGCGCGAGAACGGCTGTGGCGGGAGAGGTTAAGATGGTGGAAACTGATGGAAGGGTGGTGAACCAAGGGACTGCTGCCACATCTGCTGGGGGCCTTCCGGTGCGCGCCAAGGAGGCAGGGGAGTGCTTGGTCGGCCGTTACATTGGCCGCCACGTGCTGGGGCATGCGTGCGTTCTTATTGGGAAGGTTGCGTCCTATGATAGCACAGCTGGCGTGTACAGCGTGGTGTTTGAGGATGGACATGCTGAGGATTTGGCGTTTCCTCAGCTCCGGGAGTTCCTCATGCCCGACGAGAACGGTGCGTTAGGCATGAAGGTGAGCTGCAGGAAGAGGAAGCTAGACCTGCTGGTTTTGTCGGGGAGTGCCTCGGAGGTGAAAGAGCCAGCAAGTACTAGGCAGAGGGTTGACGGATGCGAGATGCCTGCCAACTGTGATGCGCTGCAGTATAGTGGGTCTGGCTCGGATATGTCCGAGGATATCGAATCTTCGAGTAATTCATCTGATTTCACTAAAGAAGAACCATCCGAGCCACGCCCACCTGTACAGGCTGTGGAGTTGCCCCCGTCATCGGGAGACATTCCTGTGCCAGAAGATTCCATAAGCTATCTCTTTTTGGTTTATAACTTCCTGCGATCCTTCAGCGTGCAGCTGTTCCTGAGTCCGTTTGGGCTGGATGATTTTGTTGCAGCCATTAATTGCGCTGTTCAGAATAACTTGTTGGATGCTGTATATGTCTCGCTACTGCGGGCACTGAAGCGGCATCTTGAATCTAAATCTGCTGAAGGATCTCAGATGGCTTCGAATTGCTTAAA GTATCTGGATTGGACATTACTAGATGCATTGACTTGGCCAACTTTCTTACTAGAGTACCTGTATGTGATGAGGTGCATTAAGAATCTAGGGGGGCAGAGTTTTGCTAGAAACCTCCTAGCTGCCGAATACTATAAACTTCCTGTTGCCACGAAGTTGAGGGTGCTGCAAATACTCTGTGACCATGTCCTTGAATCAGAAGAATTCAAAACTGTACTGGATGATCGAGTAGGCTACAATGAGGAGATGGAATATGAGATAGATTCTAGCACCTTTTGGGAGGCTGGTTCAAGAGCAGTCTCGACTAGAGCCTCAAAGGCCTCAGCTTACAAAATGATGAATGATTTACAGAACTTTGAAAGTGCTCCAAATGTAACAAATCCAGATGTTGCTGTAGCAGATGTTTCTCAGGACGGCAATAGTGATGATTGCCGAATATGTGGAATGGATGGGACTTTGGTATGCTGTGATGGCTGCCCATGGGCATATCATTCGAGATGTATTGGTCAAAACAAAGCTTTCCTTCCCCATGGAGACTGGTTCTGTCCAGAATGTGTGGTCAACAAGCTTGGACCAACTTCGTCAAGAATTGAACGTGGTGCAAGAGGAGCTCAAATGTTTGGCGTTGATATGTGCGGGAGGCTATTCTTAGGAACCTGCAACTATTTACTGGT GATCGAAACATCTTCAGATGTAGAGTCTTATGCAAGATATTACAATCATTATGATGTTGTCAAGGTCCTCCAGAGACTTGCTCCCTCAGATGCATATGTGGATATATGCAGGCAAATAATGGAATACTGGAAACATTTACTCGGTACAGTTCAGAGtgagagatcaacaatattgGAAAAGGTTGGTACAAGACATACTCCACAATCCAGTATGTTGAGTTTTACTCCAACAAAATCAGAAGATGAAAGTGGCTGGACAACTTCAAAAGATGGTGGGGACAGTAAAACAGTAGCACTTCCTCAAACAAATACACAACAGAAATTTGTTGGTAATCAGTATACAGTGTGCTCTGCTGAACACCTGGATAAACAAAAATGCATGTCAAGCTTAGGTGTTGTCACCGAGAAGAATGTTGAAGTTTGCAAGGAAGCTCTGTCAGCTCAGAACAACATACATAATGCACCTAGAAATGGAAATTCTGGACCATTTGTGCCATCCTCCATTTCTCATCAGAATAGATCTGTTGGAATGGTTATGTCTAACATAGCACAAGCACAGCCAGCTCATAGTATATATCGTCCAGATTTATCCACTGTTTCTGCAAAGGCAGAATCATTTCGTCCATCTTTGCAAGATAAACACCAGCTTCAGCTGTTTACTGAAAGATCTGGAAACATGAGTTGTGGCAAGGCAGCAAAATCGTCTTCTTTTAAACCGCAAGCATACATGAATCTCTACAATCATGGCAACATTGCAGCGTCTGCTGCTGCCAATCTAGCTGTTATAACATCCGATGAAGGTAAGGTTTCCGCATCCCAACTGACCTTAAAACCAAAGAGGAAAGTGGCTGCAGACAATGTTCTACAGTTGAAAGCATTTTCCTCAGCAGTCGCACAATTTGTTTGGCCGAGTACTGAAAAGAAGCTTATTGAAGTTCCAAGAGATAGATGTGGTTGGTGCCTTGCTTGCAGAAGTTCAGCAAGTGGAAACAAAAAGGCTTGTTTTCTTAACATGACCACGACAAATGCTGCTAAAAGTTCTGCTCGAGTTCTTAGCACCATGCGTGTAATAAAAAATTCTGACAGCCACTTCTCCAGTATTGCTGCTTATTTAGCCAACATGGAGGAAAGTTTGCGTGCCCTGTTGGTTGGTTCACTACAAGACGTGCAGCAGAGAGAACGGTGGCGTCAACAACTAGAAGAAGCTTCCAACTGCAGAACTATAATACCCCTCTTGCTTGAG TTGGAAAGCAACATCCGTGGAGTAGCATTTTCTGCAAGCTGGTTGAAGCCAATAGACGATTGGCCTGTGGAATCTCCGGGTCCATCGCCGGTAGCATCTCGTCCTGCACAATACCAAAAGCGTGGGGCTGGTGGAAGGCGTGGCAGAAAACGTTTGTTGGCGTCTGAATCTGGTACTGCTACTGACGATGACAACAGCTGGACTTGGTGGACCGGAGGAAATATAACAAAACGTACTTTGCAGAGGGGGGCTCTTCTACATTCAACCATAAGAAAAGCTGCTCGCCAAG GCGGTAAAAAAAGGATAGCAGGTTTATCTTACCATGAAGGTTCCAATTTTCCAAGACGATCTCGGCAATTTTTCTGGAGAGCATGTGTTGGACTAAGCCAGACTTCATCTCAACTTGCTCTGCAG GTTAGATATCTTGATGCCCACATCAGATGGAAGGAGTTCATCCCTCCAGATCAAATTCCTTCAGATGGAAAAAGCTCTGATGCTGACTTTTCTGCCCTCAGAAATGCTGTACTCTGTGATAAAAAAATAATCGACAATAAGATAAGATATGCACTTAAGTTTCCCAACCAAAAGCATCTTCCTGTCCGTCTGACAAAAAATATCTTGGAAGCAGAAAGTGATCAGGATGAAAGTGGAAAATTGTGGTTTTCTGAAAACCATGTGCCACTGTACATGGTACGAGAATTTGAGCAGCATGCTGAGGCTAGCTCCTTGCCTACTCCAAGAATTCCAAACTCTAACTGTTTTACCAATTTATACCCAAGGCGAGTAAAAGCATCTGACGGAGATGTCTTTTCCTATCTCTTTCACAAGGGAGAAGTCTATCCCTGCACCTCATGCAAGAAGGATGTTCTCTACAG GGATATTGTTAAATGCAGCTCTTGTCAAG GTAATTGTCATAAAGAGTGTACATCAAGATCTGTTGTTAGCAAAGGAGGCAGTGCTACTTCCAGTTTGATATGCAAGTTATGCCTCCAGAAGCAGAGTCTTATGCTCACTAGTTACAAAACAAATACAAATGCAAGTTATATCCAGCATCAACAGAAGAGTAATGGCCAACAGCCAGTGGCCGCTCCCAGAATTGTATTTAAGGTTACTTCTTCCCATTCTGCTGAACCTGCTCCCAAAGTTGAAGCCGAGCCAGTCACAAAGGTTAAAGCACAACCAGTTGGAAAGGTGGAAGCTACAACCCAGCCAGTTGTGAATGTGAAAGCCGAGCCACTCATGAAGGTGGAAGCCCAGCCACTCGCTAAAGTGGCAACTCAGAATATCACTAGTGTCCAAAAGAAAAAAGCTAAAAAGTCAAAGTCAGAAAAACCAACGAAGGCTAAAAAAGTTCAACCGATCACATATTTTGGTCTCATATGGAAGAAAAATAAGAATGACAAGGATGATGGAAGTGAGTTCAGGGCGAATAATGTAATCCTTAAAAGCAAGGATGGTATAGGTTCGTCAATAAAACCGAAATGTTGTCTATGTGACAAAGCTTATTCTCCGGATTTCCTGTATGTACGCTGTGAGAAGTGCACAA ATTGGTTTCATGGTGATTCCTTGCAACTTGATGAAGATAGGCTTGGTGAGTTGCTTGGATACCGATGTTGTAGGTGCCGAAGGAGAGCCATACCCCCATGTCCTCATTCAGATAATTATGTAAAGCCTGAACCAGAAATTAGTGAGCAAACAGTTGCAACATCATTGCTGTCAACTATGCTATCTAGTGAGGAGACTTTTGCTTTAGCAGATCAGGACCCACTGCTTGCTTCATATGGAATAGTTGAACCAATTGGGGAAGAAACAAGGGATGTTGATATATCAGCGAACACGGCAAGCATTGCCCCAGGAAGTAACCAGAAGCTGTCTATAAGAAGAGCACAAACTAAAATTTCTGAATACCTTGATCAAGCTGGTAAACCTGTGAATGAGTATTATATCCAGAATACACCTTCAGGCAATGGAAACATCAATTTCAGCCATATGAATGAAATTTCTTTTTCGGAGGCTGATAGTGTGGATGCTTCAGAACTATTGGGGTGGGATTTTTCCAAAGGAACTGCATATGCTGCCCCACCTGATTTCACTTCTAATCACCAGCAGAATGACACTAGCTGTGGCAGCTTTGTGATGGACGAGTATGAACCCCAAACTTATTTCTCGTTCACTGAGCTGCTTGAAGCTGATGACACACACCTTGACAATGCATTTGGGATGGCTACTGGTCTGCAAGATGATGTTAACGGCACCGGAAGCTTTGCTCAACAAGGAGTTGGTTTTGATGATATGTCTTTCATGGTAGAAGATGGAGCTTCAAATATGAACTTCCCAACAAATGGTCCCACACCTGAAGAGGTAGCATGCCTCAACTGCATGAATACTCAGCCGCCACCCGATCTACGATGTTCTGTCTGTGGCCTGCGCATACACCAGCATTGCTCACCGTGGGACCAAGGTTTAGAGCCCGTTGTGAGCGGCAATTGGAGTTGTGGTGGTTGCCGCGGATGGCAATGA
- the LOC136487677 gene encoding uncharacterized protein — MALSSSRPHHHLLRPLLRGFHASARALARAEPHEFSKPSGYLGSWEPAAEPREAWARLDRLRKGYARDVRQLRRQYAYEVQLMEAERQRKADARAEAARIANQERKAAKLAAAQTRAAERRAFEEDFRQTLMKERAEKLESWRKKEKLKEQKKSEQKELLRKKSSMWLSEDKIEQQILTAIMQTTPL; from the exons ATGGCGCTCTCCTCCTCCCGGCCGCACCACCACCTCCTTCGCCCCCTCCTCCGGGGCTTCCACGCCTCCGCGCGGGCCCTGGCGCGGGCGGAGCCGCACGAGTTCTCCAAGCCCAGCGGGTACCTGGGCAGCTGGGAGCCCGCGGCGGAGCCCCGGGAGGCGTGGGCGCGGCTGGACCGGCTGCGCAAGGGGTACGCGCGCGACGTGCGCCAGCTGCGGCGGCAGTACGCCTACGAGGTGCAGCTgatggaggccgagcggcagCGGAAGGCCGACGCCCGCGCCGAGGCCGCCCGCATCGCCAACCAGGAGCGCAAGGCCGCCAAGCTCGCCGCCGCCCAGACGCGCGCCGCCGAGCGCCGCGCGTTCGAGGAGGACTTTCGCCAGACCCTC ATGAAAGAAAGAGCTGAGAAGCTGGAGAGCTGGCGGAAAAAGGAGAAGCTCAAAGAGCAGAAGAAGTCAGAACAGAAGGAGCTCCTGCGCAAGAAGAGCAGTATGTGGCTTTCTGAAGATAAAATTGAACAGCAAATACTCACTGCTATCATGCAAACCACTCCTCTATGA